The Leishmania mexicana MHOM/GT/2001/U1103 complete genome, chromosome 29 DNA window TCTGTAGCTCGTCCTTGCGCAGGCTGTCAGCCTCCATCTGcctcctcacctcctccagctgcgcacgGTACCGAGCGCTCACCTCCTCTATCTGCGCCGTGAGCACGAGGCTATCGTGGTGACGcgactcctcctctgccttggCGCGCCGCTCTTTCTCCATCTTGTCCatctcctcgcgcagctccctctcgttgcgcagccgcgtcgcACGATCCTCGAGGTCGCGCCGTAGTCGCGcctctctttcctcctcATCCTTGCTCAGACGCTCTTCCAGAAAGGTGCGGAACTTCTCGTCCCTCTGCTCGACCATGGCCCAAAACTTCGCCTCCCGCTCCTCACGTTCCttcagctccttctccagcttctCTGAGCGTGCCATATCCTCGCGTCGGTCACGTAGCTCTCGCTCGCGGCGATAGCGCTCATCCTTGATGAGGCGCTCTTTCTCAGCCGCAACGACGGAGAGGTTCAGCTCGTGAAACACCTCACGTACATCTTGCGCGAGTCGTTGAaagagcgcgtgcgccgcctcctcctcctcagcgcGGCGCAGGCTGACGGCACGCTCGTGttcgcggcgacggcggcgctgtagCTCCGCTCTAGAAACACCAGTCCCTGGTTCATCCACATCCTCGATTTCCGCATACTCgaccgccgtcgcggccgcaCGGTGTGCAGCCGTATTCGTGGGTGCCGCGGTAGCCTTTCCTGCTGTGCTTGCGGCTGCCACGTGTTGAGAAACCTGTTGTTCCACAAGGTCGCTGAGACGCTGCTTCATCTCTTGCTCCCGTTGCTTCTGCGTGGCCAGTTGCTGCTTGAGCTCTtcctcgcgctgccgcatTTCCTCTGCCTTTTGCGCCTGGTCAGCCTCCCACCTGGCGATGCGCTGCATCACCTCTTCCTTCtccaggcgcagctgctcctgcaccgTAGCGTACAgtcgcttctcctctgctTCTACGTCAGTCATAAGTGCCTTCGGCTTGGCGACCGGGCTCAGGGCTGCCGTGGGTGGCGATGTGCCGACGGAAGGGATGTAGTCGTCGCTGTCCACTGGATTTTCGAAGTCGTCGGCGTAGTCCTCGCCTTGATTGTCCGGCATGGCGACAGCTTTGCTGCCGGATGTCTTCTTCAcagatgacgaggaggaaacGGGCTCGTCCACCTCAGAAACAGGTGCcgctccttttttctttgacTTTTTCGAGTCGCGAGTCTTGGTTTTCTTCGAGCGACTGGTGAACTTGGAGGCGTGGTGCGTTTCCTCCGCCGTTTCCACTGAGTCGATGTAGTCGTCATCGTAATTTATGGCAGCGAATGAGAAGCCCTTGCGTGACGTTTGGCTGAGGCTTGGCGCATCTTTCAAGGACGACATCTCGACTTCCGTGTGTTGGAAACGCTGTtgtcgctgctcgtgctTGCCCCAAAGTGGTGTATAACAAGCGAAAATAAATCCAAAAGAGTCGAGCGCGTAATAATTGCAAGTGGCGAACCGTAATGGTAGCGGCGCACAGCTACGAATCGTGAGTACGCACGCCACGCAAAGGCCGCTATGAACCTCCGGCAAGGAAAAAAGGGGTGAGGCACGATGTTGACTGGAGAAAAGATCACTAATGCACATTCTTTCGCGAACGAGTGTCCCCTTGCTCTGTCGGAACATGAGAGGGTTCGTCAGgatgcagagagagggaaaccTGCAtgtttttttctctttcgcAGCACTTCTTTTGAAGAGCTTTCAGGACAATAAGcctttttcctcctcctcggtggccACGTGCACTAAGCAACTTCAGCATTGCTCTCGGTGTTTACGAAGTTAGAATGAGTAAAGGTCGAAGCAGAGTGCTATCCATGAGAAGTATCGTTTTCGTAAAACAAGAGCTCAGCACACAAtacgaacaaaaaaaaaacaaggagGAATCACTTCACACTCAAGACTTCGAGCTACCATGTGAGCATGCACGCTCAGCAATGGCAGAGGAGGCACgcaaaaaggaaaaaaaaaacatgaaAGCACGAACGTTTtgccgcagcgagcagcCTAAAACATAGACGGCACCCAACTCTGCATCACTTGTACAAAATTCATCCCTCCTTCTAGtccgcggctgcgtcgcagcgcctgcacacccTCCGGAGACAATTGTTTCAGTTCTTGTAGCAGGCCGAAATCGAACTTCACAATCCACTTCAACGCTGTGCGAAGAAAGAGGTTCACATCCCCAGCCGGATACTCCTGAAGAAGCGGCAAAACGTCACTCATCGCTTCTCCGGACAAAATGGAGCTGCGCAGGTGGTGACACATTGCCGCCGCAacgaagaaggcggcgcttCTGATCTCGTCGCCGAATGACAAAAGAAAGtcccacacgcgcaggccGTCTGCTATGTTGAACTCCTGCATAAACAAGAGCATGATCCAGCGAAGTGCATAGTACTCCGCACTAATGCCCAGATACTCGAGGTGTTGAAACAACGAGGGATCAAAAAAGCGCAAGACGTTGTCAAAGAGCCTCATAGTGCTAGTGAGCCCGCAAGCTGCATCAAAGTCGAATGAGCGGCAGAAGTCGTCACCAAGGTACGCAAGAAGCGTTtgaaaacaaaagaaggTATCTGCCTCGACAGACGCCGTAACATTTGATGGCTTACCTTTGGCGAAGGCGTAAAGGAGGTAAGCAACGTACTCGTTCATTCCTTGAACATATCCGAGCGATTTGTTTACCATTGCTGTGCTTATCAGTATTCTGCGCAACGCATGCTGCGAGGGAGTGAAATGTGCGACCTCTGCCGTACTGTCATCTCGGCTGATTTCCAGTCGCCTCTCATCTGCGAGGAAAAAGTTCAAAGATGGCATGGTGCGAGGCACGTCAACGTCGATGAAGCGCGAGACATCGCTCGGTTGAAACTTTGATGGCTCAGGGCCAAGGCCACATGCCTCTAAAACACCATTGTACTCCTGGAGTCGTTCGGCTTCAATGACAGCCCAGCGCTGTGTGGATGTCGGATAGAACCCCATTATAATTTTCCAACAACCAGGGCGCGAGCTTTCGTGCAAGCCGCGACGACAGCTTCTCGTGAGTGCTTGAAAATCGATCGTCTCCGCATTCAGAATGTGATCGATGTTCAAATCCATATTGACGGTGGTGGAAAGACACTACCAGAGGTCTGGCGACCGCGCAGACGCATAAGAAGCAAAGGCACACAAAGGGTGCTCCTCGTTTTCTCAAATGTCAGCAGAAATCGTGTTCCCGTCAACTAACTACTTGGTATTTGTCCTTGACACTTCACTAGACGGACGTTGATCGGTGATGTGTCCTTTGGAAGCCAAGAGGCAGATATGCATGGGGCAACTGAGTGCTACACTTTCGCACTTGTCGGTCCCTATCAATATGACACAACTCATGCAACATCACTTCTGCAAGATGCGGTGTGCGGCAATCGACGCCTCAAAGGTAAATCAAGAGAGTCGAGCAATGAAGCGAGTGAGGAAAAGTGGAAAAAGTGCAGCATAAGGTCCTCACCACCGGCGTCGGTGGAGCATGTCGGTTTCGAAATGAGGCATTTGTAGCCGTCATGACGAGCACTGTAGGCCTCAAAGCAGTCGTGCTCGAAAGCTCCGTGACAACGTATTACTTTTAGGGCTTTGAAGAGACGATATTGCCCTTGATCTTGCCTGCTTTGAGAAGTTCGACAGAAACAGGGAGCATGCATTCGCAAGatgagagaaaaaaagataCAAGCGGCGCAATCACCGTTCACTACCCCATCTCCTAACATTGTGAAGAGAAAACTTAAATGGGGAAAGAAGGCCAAGAAACAGCGAAAGCGCATTGAATACCTTCTTTGCTCCTTCAAGCCTCATATCGGTGAAAGAGAGTCCTAGTTGGTTATTCTACGCAACCCTCTCACACCCTGCTGCTCGAACGCAGTGCATCAGTTGTTGCTATTTTGTTCGCGTGCACCTTTCTTGCATCCCGATTATGGAAAGGGGTTCACGGCATCGAGGAAGGATATGATAGTTCGGGTGAAGCTCGTCTGCGTGTCGATGATAGGGTATACCAGAGCCATGCGACCATCTGGGAGGGCTACGTAGGCGCGGCGGTCAATCCTGTCGTACGTCTTGGGGTCCTCGTCCGCCAGGCTCGAGCGATAGTACGACTGCTTGGAAACGATAGCGCAGACTGCGATCATGAATACAATAGTGGGGGCGTGAAAGGCCAATGCGTGCACACGGCTCGTGTAGGTCTGCGGGAGCAACAGGCTCCACAGGGGGCGCTTAACAGTAGCGGGCATTTCTTTAGGTGGAAACGGAACCAGCCTTACTGATCTTGCTTTTGTTATGCAAGTTGTCACGAATCCAGAGAAAAGATTGGGGGAATAGAAGCAACGACAGTTgagagaggaaagagagTGGGGGAATGGTCGCTGCGAGGAGCGGAATGCGTTGCATCAAGTAAGAGGGGAAAAGAGCATCAAGCAAAACAGCGGCTGCCTCAGCAGAGCACGAATTGCCAATTATGACGGGAAACTCCATAGCCCTAGTGTGCATGTGCTCACTGGAATCAGTTAACCTAATAATGTTGCTCTTTCATAGATGAACATATGCGAAAGAAGATACAGTATCGAGTGTTTTTCAGATGAGGTCCGCTGTGAACGTACCCGAATCAAGAAGAAAGCAAAAACACATCCTTAAGTGCAGAGAGATATACTCGTGTAAGGCTTGAATAGCGATCAagcttctttttttttcattgtCACTGAATTGTATCATCCCGCTTTGagtattttttttttacaTCGGTGGGGCGTTGACCCTAATCaatgaaaaagaaaagtgcGCGGTGATTGTACATGAGGTTTACGCGCGCGTAAAGAAGAGCTTTACCGTCTCACCATCATTTTCCTTGCGGGACACGTTGTTCGAGGCGCGAAGACGccagccctcctcctcaaGGGACTGGAGAATCACAAGGAAAATCGAGGATTTGTGGAGTTCGTCGCAGAAGTGCTGATTCAGATCCATGCGCCAGTGATCAGGATTCGAGAGGAAGATGAACTTGACTGGATCCTTGCTAGGATTCACAGCAGTCGACGTCGCAAGAGGGAGTTGAGCCTCCATCGCGCGCACGGTGTCTTCGCGGATGGTGGAGCCGAGCAGCGTGATACTCGGCGGGTTGAAGGTGCAGGAGACGCAGAGGTTCGGCATGGTGAAAAGTGGCGGAGAAAGCTTTTAGTGGGTAATGGTGGCTCGACTTTGGGAGGGATAGCGCGAGATGAAATAGAAAAGTAGGAGATAAGGGAAAGAGTGGTTGAGAAACAGCAGCACGCAagtgcaaaaaaaaaaagagacaTCCGCCTCCGATACTGTGATCTCTAGAGCGTAAGTCTAGACAGAGGAGTTAGTGCTTTTGCACCGCTTTGCAGTAACATCTAGGGAAGTTACTTTTCAAAAGTGACGAAGAATAGGTGCCTCATACCTTTGCTGCATCAAATGGCAATTAGGTTCAAAAATGAACTGCGTGTCGCTGGTGCTGTTCCCATTGTAAATGCAGTGCTACCATAAAGTGACTTTCGATAACAAAACGATACCATgagagaagaaaaggcgATATTGTGTCACCTACAAATTCGTTTGCTGGCAAAACGCGATTGTTCCGACGCGTCACATATAGATCAGCATaatatatataaatatatacGAATTCATAGACAACTACAGACAACCGACACGATTACAAACAAGGAACACAGAGTAATGCAGAGAAGTGCCGAAGGAATACAGGACAAAATACTACTATTTACTTGTTATTACTCCCTAACCCACCAAaggtgaaaaaaaaatgatgAAGCAACACTCAGcacaacaacacacacacacacacacacgcactgctTGGGTAAAtgagcgaaaaaaaaaaatcacgAGCGTTAGGTGAGTCGAAGTTCGTGCAAGAGGTTCACTCTGTCGACGTTGACGGACGGAGCAGCCGATGACAAAGAGATAGGAGAAAGGAGAGCTGTTGTTATATGCGATGCATATATTTCCGATGAGGTGGCCTCATACACGCGAGACCTTGCTCTTCACTCGACGAGCTAATATCCCGTTTCTCTTCCAAACTAAACTGTCTTGTCTACCCACTCCTATTGAACACAGTTAGGATCGGTAGCCTAACAATTCGAtgggaaaaagaaaacaggaAAATACAACATTGAATTCGCTGCGGGTTCACTTGCAGACGCAAGGCGGTCGCTCTGCTGCATCACGTATTGACTACCTTCAAGTACGATTTCATGCAGCGAGTATGGGAGACGCCATAATCTCTCTCCCCGGTACTTTCCAGCTGCCTTCGTGACGCGCAGATGTGAGAGCGACTTCTTTTCCCTTGCGAGCCACATCTTCGCTATGGGTCATACGGAGTTGCAAGCAGTCCTCTCCAGCCCAAGTCCAGTGGTAGTCCTCCTCAAGGAGAGTTCCACCGCTATTTCCAATGCGCCACAGTTTGGTATCATCTGCCTCGAGAGGCGGTTCTCGATTTGAGGTGGTGAGCAGAGTAATCACGCGAATGCGTAGTAGCCCCTTGCCTACCGTGTCGAGAAGTTCAGCCTGCCTAGCTGGCGGGGACGCAACCACGATGCTGTCAATACATGGTATGACGCTGAGCAAAAAATCGATAGCAGTCCACACCCGTGTAATCGACTgcgtcaccgccacgccCCACCTTCCCCTTGTTGGAGTTGTGCGCAGTCGGCAGTAttcacccctcctctccggAGCATGCACATCGCTCTCCTATTCCCAGGTACGAGGACAGCGCCATAACACGCATCGAAATCCAACGCGCAAACGCCATTTGCGCTTGTTCACGGTACGCCCCGCTTTCTGTCCGGCTCGGGTGGGTCAGGGTGGGCACAACACTCCTCGGGACAAGCAGCGTTCGAGTTCAACTCAGGTATGCATCGGTGTCcgcctttcttttcctcgACCGCAAACGTATGCACGCCGTGCGCATCACACCCAAAGAAATTACTTGCGCATAACTTCATCCTTGTGCGTGGGTTCCAGCTGGCCAATCGGCATGGCTCTAGTGGGGTATGCGCTTGCCTTCCTGGAGTTTTCTGacggcgcgtgcagctcgcAGAGCGGCCAAGGTCTATCGCAGCATGGGGCGCTAAGCGCNNNNNNNNNNNNNNNNNNNNNNNNNNNNNNNNNNNNNNNNNNNNNNNNNNNNNNNNNNNNNNNNNNNNNNNNNNNNNNNNNNNNNNNNNNNNNNNNNNNNATCGTCATTTTGGCAggcatcgcctccgccttcatgTGGCGCGCTTCCAACCGCTTCAGCCTTGGCCGTTGCTGCTttgctcgccgccgcggcaatatcacgcagcggctgcggcaggcgtGACAGGGTCTGCATCAATGTCAAGAGCTGCCCCGCGTTGACGCACTGCCGGTATAAGTCGATGCGCCATCCAATGTTCAACCAGTAGTCTTCGTCCGAGGTGAAGCGCGGCACAGTGTAGGAACGCACCTGATACACCTCGTAATGTTCCTGAATATACATCACCAGGTCTGCGGCAGGGGTGTACGCGTCACCGGTCCGCTCGAGCAGTGTCGCAGCCAGAGCCGCTGACGCTTCGGTGCTATTACCCGTTGGCGTGGGCGCTGGCGAGTCGGCTTTTccaggcggtggcggggcttcgaggaggtgcgcgacgGTCGTCTTCAGCTCCTCCCACAGCGAGGCATCGACGCGCAAGGTGGCTGGGGTAAGGGCGCACGTATTGGGGTCACGCAAAGCAGCCTCCACGCACCAcacccactcctcctcgctgcctgCCCACGTGGGAGGCGGCGTCATGATGTTCGGTACGCTCAGCGTCTTTTcttgcggtgctgcagccgcggtggCCGAGTTGTGGTCCACCGACACGCTCTCCAAGGCATCCAGCACGCCTGTTTGTCGGACTATGTCGATGCCTTTGCTAGAGACGCTCTTGacagcgtcggcggcggaCTCCGCCCAGTCGTTCAACAAGGAGAACATCCGCCGGTCTCATGGGGGCTTGGTGTGTATGTAGGTATACGGCCGAAAAGGCTAAGGagaagcgcgcacacgtccaTTCGCACGCGCGGCAAACCAACAAAGAGAAGtaaaaaagggggaagggagcgGGAGACGGATaatgggaggaggaggaggaggggggcgtgcaACGCCTGTCCTCACACGAACGGCCAGTCCTTCAGCGCCGACGACTTGACGATTCAGTTTTGTAGCGGCAGCCATCATTGCCAGCGTGGTGGTGAAGGCATAGGGAGGGGTGTGAGATGCGCACATACGCCATGTGGTGCGTGAGGAGTCCTGCACAGAGGTGGCAAGGGCAGACggcgggcagcagcaacggcatacaggaaaaagaaaaaagagaacgACAAACAGTGCACGTGAGGAGGGATGAACACCGTCATCATGGCCTATAGGGCGCGAAGACACGCGAGCGAGGGATTTAGCCAAGTGCATCCTTGTAATCATGCCCCACTGTGAGCATGAGGATGTACACCCACGCCAAAGCGCTGCGCTTTTCCTCTCACGCTTACGACGGTTTCGACTCGACTCCGCTCcacagtgctgctgcgccacacaGGCCCGTAAGTCCCTCCGCATGCACGCGAGGAGGCTACCCTGCGCGCATTTGGCGCGGGAGGTGAAGCCGGCGGCGCCATGGAGTCCATGGGTCGTGAACGCCAGGTGGCGACGCCGGAAGATCTGCACATTCTCCACGTCCAGCGCCACGCCGTTGATTGGATGCGACGCCTTCGTGACTGCTGCAATGATGACGCTTCAGGGAATTGTGATGAAACCGACGCAGGAGGGGCACTGCAGACCTGAAAAGCACAGCCCCACACCGTACAGGGCATGCGATGAgagccgccgcgcggcgatgctgacggcggcgaccaTGATATGACTCACACCAACCTTCTTTTGAGAACCACGTCACGTGACCCTCTTCCGGAAAAGCGCCGCCGGGGCATGGCGGAGCTCAGCGTTCTCCTCCTTGGCGGTTGACTCGTCGCAACGGAGGGGCCTTGGTGGGTGCAGGAGAGGCGAGGAAtcgtggaggagctggggaaagcgagagagagaatgggTAGAAAGGGCAGGGTGGCGGGGATGGTGATGCGAGTCAACACCTGTGCGCATGTCAGACAAGAGTTCATCGATCAATgggagaaaagagaggaTACGAGGCACGATGGAGGTGCAAAAACTTTGGCACGCGTTCTCGAGCTTACTGCGGAGTACGCTTCCCTTCTGAGGTACGTGGCAAGAGTCTGGGGTGACGCTGCTtctatgcgtgtgtgtgtgggggggggggcgtgctTAGCAGGTGCACCGTGTTACACGTGGGGTCTTAGATATGCATtcgaggtgtgtg harbors:
- a CDS encoding GTPase activator-like protein; the encoded protein is MGFYPTSTQRWAVIEAERLQEYNGVLEACGLGPEPSKFQPSDVSRFIDVDVPRTMPSLNFFLADERRLEISRDDSTAEVAHFTPSQHALRRILISTAMVNKSLGYVQGMNEYVAYLLYAFAKGKPSNVTASVEADTFFCFQTLLAYLGDDFCRSFDFDAACGLTSTMRLFDNVLRFFDPSLFQHLEYLGISAEYYALRWIMLLFMQEFNIADGLRVWDFLLSFGDEIRSAAFFVAAAMCHHLRSSILSGEAMSDVLPLLQEYPAGDVNLFLRTALKWIVKFDFGLLQELKQLSPEGVQALRRSRGLEGGMNFVQVMQSWVPSMF